The Gopherus evgoodei ecotype Sinaloan lineage chromosome 8, rGopEvg1_v1.p, whole genome shotgun sequence genome segment TGCCTTTCTGTTCCTAGCATTAGTGTTTATCAAAGCATTTGTGCCCTTTGTAGGGTCTTTTGATACCTCTCAGTATGAAGCACTATATAAACACAAAATACTACTACTAGTAgtatttattacttgtattgcaatatagccccagtcatggaccaggaccccattgtgctaggcactgtacatttaTTAATATTATCACCTTACCCTCCTGTCCAATTCACGGCACAATACTCATTGTTGACCTTCAAAGTGCTACCTACCATTTAAAATGCTTTTGTAGTTTGCTGCTTTGGGCAGAGTCAGTTTCACTCCTTCCCCTGTGCTGTTACTCAGTTAGACCTCCATTCAGCAACTGACTACAGGTGGGTCAATCCCTCTGCCCACACACAGAgctccgttgaagtcaatgggttctGCACAGCTGAAAAGGTTCACCTGCATGAAACCACTTTTGGGACTGGAGTTTGTATAAGTGCGTTCTGTTAATTGTGTAGGTCTTAGGCACAGcaacagggaagagaaaaatattttaaaaaatagaaaatgcgagtataaaaataaaaattgggagGGGACTTATGGGCTGGAGATGATGACTGAAATGattaataactttaaaaattaactagccaaggtggattttttttaactattgtGCCATGGGCAAGACTGTGATGTCACCAGTGCTGGATTGAGGCACTGGAAAATACAGACTGTTCAAAATTTTGAACATTGTttgcattttgtttcagtttatttCAAGCCAGCAAATTTTGCTTTTATTCATGGTTTTTCATGCCCAAAACAGGAGAAAGTACAAGTGAATCTGCCTTTGTTCAAAAATAGGCCAAATGTTTCTTGAAATGTGACCCATTTTAACGCAATTTTTCTCAGCTCCACTTGAAAATGGACCCTTTTTTGAGGAGCATATGTacaaaaaaatgcaaaatggAGCAATTTTCAATTTCACAGTGAAATACAAAAACACTCAGATACTGAGACTTCAGTGGATATTTTTTTTGCACAACTCTATCTAATGCCAACTGATTTTTAATACTCACCATCTTGTTAATTGGCaatgaaaggaaaggaagagataTATGACAGTTTAATGAAGTTTTTGTAAAATACTGTCTCTGGCTTTAAAAAAGTTTGGCTGAACATGTCAGGGTTTCTTTACAGAAAGAAAACAGATCTCAAAAACGCTGTAAAACAAGCATATCAAACTAGTGGTACCATTTTATGCACCACCTGCAATTAATAAAGCAAGCAATAAAAAGACAGAATCTAATGTCAGACAGCTTAGATGAGTAATGTTGCGGTGTCCAATGATAACAGAAAAAAGTTTTATCATTTTCTACATATCTTGTTTAAATGTTAACTTACACATGTGAGTAAAATTGCTGACATTGTTTATAAGAAATCCCTTTTTTAAGCTGCAGTCAAATGTCAGATACCAGCATGTCACTAATTCTCCCTAACCACAAATCTGCCATATCTCACAAAAAGAAACAGGCTTACCCCACTTCTCAGGAAAGATTTAATAGCAGAGACAGACCTTCAGTAAGGTCTGATATTACAAAGGTTTCATCTGTACCCATCTgttatctcttgtcttatacttagattataaactcttcagagcaggaatagtgtttctgattgcagaaaaccgaacactcTTGCCCTGCCTTCTGCCCtatcccttctccaaggccctgcccccactcattccattcccctctccttccgctctcccccacccttgttcactcgctcattttcacagggctggggcagagagttggggtgcaggagggggtgaaggttctggctggggatgcaggctccagggtggggccaaaaatgaggtgttcagggtgcaggaggtggctccgGTCTGAggtcggggtgtgtgtggggggtgagggctccggttgGGGGTCTGAGACCTGGGTTGGGGCcggagatgagggatttggggtttgggcgggggctcagggttgtCTCCAAGGGGTTTGGCATGCAGGAGGGAGTTCTGGGGTGAGGCATTGGGTTGATGTGTAGGAGGGGTAcagggttcaggctctgggagggagtttgagtgtgggagggggctccaggctaagGCAGGCATTTGGGTTGCGGGCTCTggatggcgcttacctcaggcagttccCTAGTAGTGGTCGGTATGTCCctgtggctcctaggcagaggcgtggccaggcagctctgggcGCTGCCCCCACTCATAGGCACCACCCTTGCAGTTCCCATGGgccctggttcctggccaatggaagctgcggagccagcacttggggcaggggcagcgcacggaacctccctggccacccctgtGGCTAGAGACTGCAGGAACataccagccacttctgggagccaagCAGAGCCAGGCACGGAGCCTGCCAGctgtgctgtgccactgaccagacttttaatggcccactcgcagtgctgactggagcccccagggtcccttttcgaccgggcgttcttttgaaaatcccaccaggtgcctaactcccaggcAGTGGTGGAAGTAGAATTCATTTCTTACCAGTACACTGCACTAGCTAAAGGGGGAGCACATAACCTTCCCATGTGACCCCTTTCGTGACTCCTCATgtgaccccaccctgccccaaccccagggtcccatgctatccctctcccctccccatgatccatcccatgttaccTGGGGGGGGAAGCGCTCCCAGTGGGTGGACATGGCACAGCTGCTCTATGGGCTGCTAAGAGAAGAGGAGGGCTTGCTCTCTGGAACAATAGCCAGTTCACAGTAGCACCTGCTTTGGGAATTGCCAGCAGAAGAACTTCAAGCCAGGTCCCTCTaactgcagagaatttttttttcagacacgCTGGCAACCGAGCCCCACACCATCAGCTCCTCTGGCACAgttgtactgcccccagccccgccgccAGTCCATCCCTGTAGCAGGTGTTTGTccacctgttctttaaaacctccagtgacggggattccacaacttcccttgcaagcctattccagagctatAGAAACTATACTGAGGCactaaaatacctttaaaagtctggCCCAAAGTGAACAAAAGactgatacatttttaaaagcactttggaaaacttttttaaaaagcaactctACTAATTCCAAAGCTAGGCCCTGATGAGAATCTTTTTGCATCCTGGATCTGATatggtaaaatatattttaaagagttCAGCACATTTCAAGTTTCAAACTAGTCAGAGTCCCTTTAAAGATGTATTCCTTGTTTCCACAAATAAGTGTTCTATATTCAGTCTCTCGTTGCTTTGGAAATTTATCCATAGCACACTCACTTTGAAAGGCTAAGAGGAACAGCAATTTGTCTTACAGTAGAATGTGATTGAAACAGCTTTGAATAGGAACTCCAAACTCTACAAATCTTTTTTCAGGGAACATGGCAAATCTGAATTACAAGATAAAAGCAACTTTGCAATCAATAGGATCTATATTTCTCTGACCTTCTCTGTCTTCAGTTGCAGTAACATAAAAAACTATCTTAACTATGATGGAAAGAGAAGCCTGTTTCCTAAATGTACCTGTTCCTCTTATCCATGCAAAGGGTGGTAAAGAGTTAATGTTCATATCCATGTCTGTGCACATTATCCACTAACAATGCTTTATTAAAGAACCTGTCTTTGAAGATCTCAAACCAATTTGAAAACATTAATCAGTTACGCATCACAAGTTActgaggtaggtaagtattattacACAGATGAATAAACTGAGATAAAGGATAGGTAAAGGGACTCACCCAAAGCTATACAGTAACTCTGTGGCAGAACATAGAGTAAAATAGTCCCGTcttctgctttaaccactagacaaaACTCACTCCCTTACTAGCATTGTTggtttaatctctcttcattttACACTGATTTTTACTGTTTGCATGCCAATTGCATTATTATTGTTGATGAATAACAAATTGAGAGTGATGCCCCATGATACTACACACTGTTTATGCACACTGTACgagaaagtccctgccctgaagtgcttaTAATCTGAATGAACAAGACAAATGATGGGAAACAGAATCACAAATCGCAAATAAACTTGAGATAGATGATATGGGATTTCAGTGAAATAGAGCAAAATGTGAGgaataaatgaaaaatgtaagTCTGTCCAGCAGCAAAAGCTACAAATCCTGCTTTTATGGCCCAGACATCTCCCTACTATCAAGAAAGGGCAGAGGCAAGAGGTTAGGTCCACAAAGGGATTTATGCAGCTAACTGCCACTCCCAAAGtccccactcagctgctgcctaaccctgtagacACTTTtacattctcatagactcatagactctaggactggaagggacctcgagaggtcatcgagtccagtcccctgccctcatggcaggaccaaatactgtctagaccatccctaatagacatttatctaacctgctcttaaatatctccagagatggagattccacaacttccctaggcaatctattccagtgtttaactaccctgacagttaggaactttttcctaatgtccaatctaaatctcccttgctgcagtttaagcccattgcttcttgttctatcattggaagctaaggtgaacaagttttctccctcctcctgatgacacccttttagataccagaaaattgctatcatgccccctctcagtcttctcttttccaaactaaacaaacccagttctttcagccttccttcataggtcatgtcctcaagacctttaatcattcttgttgctcttctctggaccctctccaatttctccacacctttcttgaaatgcggtgcccagaactggacacaatactccagttgaggcctaaccagcgcagagtaaagcggaagaatgacttctcgtgtcttgtttacaacacacctgttaatgcatcccagaatcatgtttgctttttttgcaacagtatcacactgttgactcatatttagcttgtggtccactatgacccctagatctctttctgccatactccttcctagacagtctcttcccattctctatgtgtgaaactgattgttccttcctaagtggagcactttgcatttatctttattgaacttcatcctgtttacctcagaccatttctccaatttgtccagatcattttgaattttgaccctgtcctccaaagcagttgcaatccctcccagtttggtatcgtccgcaaacttaataagcgtactttctatgccaacatctaaatcgttgatgaagatattgaacagagccggtcccaaaacagacccctgcggaaccccacttgttatacctttccagcaggattgggagccattaataactactctctgagtacggttatccagccagttatgcacccaccttatagtagccccatctaaattgtactttcctagtttatctataagaatatcatgcgagaccgtatcaaatgccttactaaagtctaggtatatcacatccaccgcttctcccttatccacaaggctcgttatcctatcaaagaatgctatcagattagtttgacacgatttgttctttacaaatccatgctggctattccctatcaccttgccaccttccaagtgtttgcagatgatttctttaattacttgctccattatcttccctggcacagaagttaaactaactggtctgtagtttcttgggttgtttttatttccctttttatagatgggcactatatttgcccttttccagtcttctggaatctgccccgtctcccatgatttcccaaagttaatagctagaggctcagatacctcctctattaactccttgagtattctaggatgcatttcatcaggccctggtgacttgcaggcatctaacttttctaagtgattttttacttgctctttttttattttatcttctaaacctaccctcttcccgtaagcattcactatattagacattccttcagacttctcagtgaagactgaaacaaagaagtcattaagcatctctgccatttccaagtctcccgttactgtttccccctcctcattgagcagtgggcctgccctgtccttggtcttcctcttgcttctaatgtattgataaaaagttttcttgtttccctttattcccatagctagtttgagctcattttgtgtccttgcctttctaatcttgcctctgcattcctgtgttatttgcctatattcgtcctttgtaatctgacctagtttccattttttatatgacacctttttattttgtaggtcacgcaagatctcgtgggtaagccaaggtggtcttttgccacattttctatctttcctaaccatcggaatagcttgcttttgggcccttaatagtgtccctttgaaaaactgccaactctcctcagttgtttttcccctcagtcttgattcccatgggaccttacctatcagctctctgagcttaccaaaatccgccttcctgaaatccattatctctattttgctgtactcccttctacccttccttagaattacaaactctatgatttcatgatcactttcacccaagcttccttctactttcaaattctcaacgagttcctccctattcgttaaaatcaagtctagaacagcttcctccctagtagctttttcaactttctgaaataaaaagttgtctgcaatgcagtccaggaacttattggatagtctgtgccccgcggtgttattttcccaacatatatctggataggcATTCCCACTGGTAAAGTCCTCTAGGCATTTCCACTGGTGAAGTCCCCTAGGCACCTACATTTTCCCCAGAGGGCATGCACTTAACTAAGTCCTGATGCCTAAGGCCCAGCAGGAAGCTCACGGTAGGTGTTCCCCCAGTCTATCTCACCTATGGGCACAGGATCAGGCTCTGCACAAAATATAGCTGGAGacagaatgactctatagcccagtgaGAGTGATACTCTAGTTCCGTGGAGGGGACTcgccctgggatgtgggagaatcaggttccagtccctgctccaatgaatatGTTTGTGCTTTATACACAGTAGAACAGCTTCAGTAGCTCAGGGACTTAGGGTACTCTGgtgggagatgtgggttcaagtTCCCGCTCATGGCCGGAAGAGGGGTGTGAACCTGGGTCACCCACACCCTCAGTGAGTGCGCTAACCCCTGGTGGATAGTGGGTACAGAGGGAGCACCacctcctctttgtttttttgcaagaaaggactgacctggcttaggtgcctaactccaagaGAGCAGTCATGGCTGGGAATCCCAAGTGGCAATAGGTGCTTCCCTTCAACCAGAGTTAGGGATCTAAGTCCCTGAGAAGGGTGGAGCCTATGTCACACCTCTCTCCTTGATATTTCCTATTGGCTAACTTTGGTGGTGCCCTGTTCAGCatcctggcttttgtggatcccattcttagggcttgtctacattacccactggatcaAAGGGCAGCAATGGATCCAGCAGGGGtaaatttatcatgtctagtctagacgcaacAAATCGATtgccgagcactctcccgtcgacgcTGGTACTCCACCAAGGCGAGAGGTGCGggcagagttgacaggagagcatcagttgttgacttaccacagtgaagacaccacagtaagtagatctaagtacatcgacttcagctacattattcacgtaactgaagttgtataacttagatcaatcctccccagcgtagaccaggccttagcaacCTAACTCTCCCCAGGCATTGTATAGGGATCTTGACTGCCTGGTTCAGAGCTTTGGATTCCATTAGGTGGAAAGGCACTTAAGCTTTGCAATACTGAGCCTAAGTCCCTAGTGTCCCAAGGTGGCTGAACTTAGATATTTCAGTCTAACCAGGAAAACAGATATTCATAAAATaattgaatttttctttttatcaCTCCAGTGGTCTCTTGACATGTTTTCACTGTGTTATTCTAGGTGCTTcgaagaaaagcttttaaacaCAAGTTATTTCTCATTGCCACTGCCATTATTAAGTGCAATGCAAACATGTCATatgctttctgaaataaaattcaaGCAGCGTTTTTGTGTACAAAATATCTTTCAAAACAACGTCCCTGTTCATTCACTGTCGCCTTATTGAAAataaaccttttattttaaacatggtACATTTTGTAACAGAAAAACCAATATATGGTCACTCAGAATTCTTCAGACAACAGCTGTAGGATATAATACAATGATAGAAAGAAGAAACAGTATTTTGGCAGTTTTATGCTGAGCTGATGTTTTGCTTTTACTTTTTAATGGTATTAGGCTGTGAAGCTGCAGGACTTTCCTGCATCTGGTGGTCCAAGACTACACAAAATTAGGCGGTGACAGTTTTCAGAATAAAGATCTAATTGCACCATTGCAATGCTAGGGGTAAATGCTAGTTCCACAGCTTAGCACAAATCACTTATTATTCAAAATCTTGTTTATGTTGTATTGTAAGCATACACTGCACTCCACTGTCGCTAAAAAATAACATGTCCCTGTCCTAAAGACCTCACAGTCTAAGGCACAGAtgcagcaaggtatttaagtatATTGAATGCTTGCTAAGAAGTACTGAGGACCTTCAATCCCCATTAACTTCAAatggagttgagggcactcagcagctTGCAAAACTGGAGTCTAAAGAAAGAGGGATCCAGAATAATACAATACAGAATCATGATCAAAGATCTTGCCACAGATTTTGAGTTTCATTATCTGGCACTTTTCCCCTAATTTACAGGAGAAAACTGCCTTTGAAATGAAACTAGCTCATGTGCAATTCTGTGTCACTTTCGAATACTAAGTCTGTCTATATTTGACCATAAAAACCATAAATGCTGCATTTCCCAAATCCATGTGTTCATCATTACAAGGTAGGGGATCATTAGATCTGTCAAATAGCACATGATTCATTTTGATTACAAAATAAACTACAAGATATTTAGTGAGTGAAAGCCCTAGGGTGCTGTATTATTTTGTACTGCAGTTGCTTTTTCTCCATATCCCACTGAGTATATTTTTCTCAGATaatgaaactatttttttaaggTTTCCAATCCAGATTTCTATGTGGCAAATGCTTTAATTAAGATTGATATATTCCATTTGTTTAGTTCTGAAGCTTGGATTTGGAAGTTTTAACTTAAACTGCATTGCCCTCTAGTGCTGTTATGTGTCAGGGCTCCAGTGATGTCATTAGAGCAGCCAGTGTAAGCAAAGGCAGCTACTCCATGCAGAGCTGCCTAAATGCTTACAAACGCTTCTTGGAGACGCATGTCATAACAGCTAGGCAGGGGCATCCTTCCAACAAACCCACAAATGCACAAGAGAGGATAGTAAACCAGCCTTTTGTTTCAGAGACCTCATGATCCAAACAGCTACTCTAAGACTCAGTCCAAGAGTTCCATCTGCTAATTTCTGTTTAAATGAATTGACATGGAAAATTAACCAAGTTGAGCATCCTATTACTTTTTGACAAGCTTCAGAAGATTTCATGCTGTGCAAACTCTGCATGCTGGTGGCTCGTAATCTACAGTGGCAATGAGTTCTCACACTGAAACTGGACTTTGCCTTGCAGCAAGTTCTTTGGTGGAGAGATAACTTTCAACAGACCTGAAGCACTTTTGTGCATTGTCCAGGGGATCCAGTTACAACTTGCTATGGAGCATGATTTTTAAGATGAATATCTACCTTGATGATAACTATAATTCATCATTACCTGGATATTTGGACTACTCTGTACTAAGTAATGGGAGTCTCACTGAAAACAACTCTAATCAGTCAGCAAGCAATCTGAATTTACCTGCCTTGGATATCACTAGGGCTATAATTGTGGGGCTTGTCCTAGGTGCCTTCATACTTTTTGCTATAGTAGGTAACATCGTGGTAATTCTCTCTGTAGCTTGCAATAGGCATTTAAGAATCCCTACAAACTACTTCATAATTAATCTCGCAATAGCAGACTTGTTGCTGAGTTTTACTGTCCTTCCGTTTTCTGCTACACTAGAAATTCTTGGTTATTGGGCTTTAGGGAGAATATTCTGTGATATCTGGGCAGCAGTTGATGTGATGTGCTGTACTGCTTCTATCTTAAGCCTATGTGCAATttctatagatagatatatagggGTGAGTTATTCACTTCAGTATCCGACTTTGGTAACTAGGAGGAAAGCAATTCTTGCCCTCCTAAGTGTCTGGGTCCTCTCCACAGTAATCTCCATTGGACCTCTTCTGGGCTGGAAGGAACCAGCACCCAAGGACGATAAAGTGTGCCGCATCACTGAAGAACCTTTCTATGCCTTGTTTTCTTCTTTGGGGTCATTTTACATTCCTTTGATTGTCATACTGGTGATGTACTGTAGAGTCTACATAGTGGCCAAAAGAACAACTAAAAACCTGGAAGCTGGGGTCATGAAAGAAATGTGTGATTCCAAGGAGCTGACCTTAAGGATTCACTCCCGGAACATTCACGACGACACTTTCAACAGCAGCAAGAGCAAGGGGCACCACCCCAGAAACTCCATAGCTTTCAAACTTTTTAAATTCTCTCGAGAAAAGAAGGCAGCCAAGACCTTGGGAATTGTAGTTGGCATGTTTATTTTGTGCTGGCTACCTTTCTTCATAGCTCTGCCTCTAGGTAAGATGGGGATCACGGGATGAGGGTCAATCGTTTATTATAGAAATGTTAGATAAAAATCAGCTGAATGGTGTCTAGATGCCATAAAGACAGATGCATTAGaactgtagatagatagatagatagatagatagaaatacATCATAATTTCCCTCTGACACTGTTCTTGCTGAAAGTCATGGAAAAACTTTGCATTGTCTTGCAGCCTGAAGAAATCAGTTCAGTTGTCAGGTAGACAGACGGCACATGGATAAAACCTTCACATATTTTTTCTTaacactttatattaaggttccatttataagtgttttatttttaaatgttttatggaTATTTTTGTAGCATGTTGAATAGCAAAAGTCATGAATTGAACAGATGCAGGCAGCCCATTCAGATGTCATACAAAGCTTTTTAACATATTATACTGTCTGCTGTTAATAATACAGACTAGGTTGTAACATTTTTAGTAgaaatggcctgatccaaagctctggATCCAAGCACCTCTGAACTATGGGGCATTCAAAATCTAGATCTGGAGCCATACACTGTGACTTGACTGCATCTCTTCTTttggggactgatccaaagccaagggaaagtctcccattgatttcaaagggcttttggatcaggcccttgaagaGGCTGTAGCTGGAACTTTTAGCAatcaattatttcatttttaaatgctctAAAGCTATGTACTTTTAACTGAAAATGTTATCAACGCATCCTACATAACCTTACACAGGGCTGCATTCCTGAAATCCTTTCGACTTTCTCCCTTTTTGTCCTTAATATTATTCACCACCTTGAATCAGCATCACAGCACAACAGCTCACAACCTGTTACCACAGAATTCTTAAAACTTCTCTAAAATCTCTGTCCAAAATCAGCTGTTACGCAAAGCAAATGATCCTACTGGCTAACCATGAAAGAAGGTGGAAAATAGCCTTCTCGGTGTTCTGTGTCTCATATTTACTTAGTCactgtaaaacaaaatatttcaaatccaATCACTGTGGTAAGCTAAAGAATTTGTTTATGCATTTCACCTATGGTCCCCTGACTCCTGCTGAACAAATTGTCTCTAAACTGCCTCAAGATCTAAGGGTCCTGGTTAAAAGTTTtaagtttatcatttttactggaTCATACTATGTGTGTGCTATTCTTTgtgctagattctcagctggtgaaaattggGAAGATCTGGCTCGATGTGTCTAAAATTAATCATATATAAGGCTACTGGTGTGACAAACCCACAAGGGCCGGGAAATTCTGAGTTAAAGGCTCCTGAACTCAGTCTCCCTGATGTCAAACATTGTTCTCTGTCAGAGAAAATTCCACCATACTGGATAATGCTACAGACCATTGGGAAAATACGTATGTCATCCATACAGGGTAGATGCGTTGTGCAAAGCATGTTTACAAAATACAACATTACAGTCTAGATATAAAGAATCTCCAAACTCAGTCAGTAGAATCCAGTAGTTCAAGACACTGCCACATCCTGGCGTACTTACAtgtaaagggccagatcctcaactggcataCGTGTAGCCTTTTAAGTCAGTCGCTTCACTTGCTGATTTTCACAAGCTGAGGACCTACCCCAAAATCATAGTAACAAGAGAAGTATAGATATGgtgtaaaaaaaaagccatatttTGACATGTTTTCATTTTGCCTTGAGAAAGGTTAAAAGCCGCTGCAGGCTCCCTGCTCACCCATGGGATGGCTAATGAATTATTCCTTAAGTGAGTGAGGAATTTAAATCAGTTCACCTGTTCTCTCAACCATGAGCCCAAGATGTTGCAAGTGGAGTGACTGATCAAAAAGTCTCAACACTGTTTAGAGACACAGAgattcagcaggggctgaggagAAGCTATCTGGCTGAAAAGAGCTGTCCTGGCACCTGGGCTCTAAGGCCTGACCCCACAAGGTGCTAAGcttccacaactcccattgaacaaAATGAGGAGTTGAGAGAACTTGGCACCTCATGGGATTGGGCTTTTTACTGGGATACTGAAAGTGCTGCTACTTAGATCAGTTCTGAGATTTTTTTGTTGTCAGTATCTATTCCTGTTAGAGGGTATACATACTCATCAGTACATTAGAATAGCAATCCAGTCATCTGTGTCTGCAGCCTTATCTTTCTGCCTGCCCACTCCAGGAGCCCAAATCCTTGTTCAATGCTCTGATCCCCAGAAAAATGTTAGCCAAGCCTATTTAACTGCTGTGTACTTTTCCTCTTATTACTTTTTCAATTGTT includes the following:
- the ADRA1B gene encoding alpha-1B adrenergic receptor, whose product is MIFKMNIYLDDNYNSSLPGYLDYSVLSNGSLTENNSNQSASNLNLPALDITRAIIVGLVLGAFILFAIVGNIVVILSVACNRHLRIPTNYFIINLAIADLLLSFTVLPFSATLEILGYWALGRIFCDIWAAVDVMCCTASILSLCAISIDRYIGVSYSLQYPTLVTRRKAILALLSVWVLSTVISIGPLLGWKEPAPKDDKVCRITEEPFYALFSSLGSFYIPLIVILVMYCRVYIVAKRTTKNLEAGVMKEMCDSKELTLRIHSRNIHDDTFNSSKSKGHHPRNSIAFKLFKFSREKKAAKTLGIVVGMFILCWLPFFIALPLGSMFPALKPPEVIFKIIFWLGYFNSCLNPIIYPCSSKEFKRAFIRILKCQCHRRRRLRWWAYNYRNWNQGSFERSRKDSLEDSRSFLSGSQTLSSATPSPSYLGKVTHPHMEMYTFQEWKSSSSFLSPLQEGSRRKDSCNLFTFKLPTEHNGHITAGSQASSNGGCKTICDTLNNTADCRMAVEMSEF